The nucleotide window ATGCAGACACTCCTTTGAGTACTTGGATAGGGATGAGATAGTTGTTGCTCATTTAGTTGGGGGAGTTGATGCGTTCATAAAGTTATGTCAAGGTTGGCCCATATCAAGATCTCCACTGAAGCTTTTGTCGCTCAAAAGTTCAGATCTCcattcaaaggaaatttcattaaGCTTTCTTTGCAAGGTTGAGGTGCGCATTCATACTTGCACATTCATACTATCTTGCTTCTGGATGAATTGAAATAGTATCACATATTAAGAATTTGATCTTTTAATTGGTATTTTTGTAAATATAGAAATTTAATCCTATACTTTTTAGCCGTTTTACAAGTTTAGCCCCTCATTCGtacttttatataaattatagatAGAATAGATAAATAGACAGATAGATAGATTATAAATTATAGATTATAGataaattaaacaaattcaatCCTGCATTAGGCCTATTTAAGTAATTCTGCATTTTGTTATCTTGAGTTCCTAAAGTAAGGAAACAAGAAATACTGAAATTTACAATCATGGTGAGAGAAATTTTTACTGATAAATTGATGATGTATGCATGTCTGCACTTTACATTCCCATAGAAGGCAAGTTTTGTTCAAACATCTTCTTGGAAAAATGTTTATAACAAGGTATATATAATGGTTTATTTGttaattctttttttattatttttttaatttcctttaGTTGTTTAATTTCAATTGATTAGGAAGTGGTGAACTCCTTGGACGTAAACGTGCAGCTAAACTTGTTGAGCTTTGTGGATGCTATTGAAGAACTACTCGTTGAACAAATGCGCGTAGAACTGCATTCTGACAGCACTTCTAAAGTATGACTACTGCTGCTCCATAGATCATCTTCAGATTGTTTTGAAGGTGTTATAGTTTAACTCGATTATGcatatattttttgaaaatgtTCTCTTGCTTCAGAATACTTGATGGTTTACCATTTGattgaatattaatttttaatatgataGTTCATGGTTTCAAGTGATCCAGGTTTCACATGATGAATTTGCATCATAATCAGGCTTGTCCTTTGCATAGTTCTTCCAATAAATGAAACTCGTGATACTTTTAGTTTTTTGAAACTGCGAAACTCGTGATACTCACGGCCTGTTTGGCATTGCTGTTGAAACTGCTGttgaaaaaatcatttttttaaatatactagttagagagtgttaaaaaataattaaaaattaaatttgatcagttttagttataagaacactaaaataacaaaatagctTTTTTCAAACTGCTTTTCTCAACAGTATTTAAAATGgtacttttattcagaaaagcaTTTTTAGATTCTGAAACTCAATGTCAAATAGGGCCTTAAAGCGCACAAGCCAATTCTTTCTGCCAGTAATCCTGTTGCTTTTGGGATCTACAAATTACTTTGAATTCTTGCCGGTTCATTCTGTGGGCTTCATAATCAAGTGGAAATATGTTCCTTTTGTTTGATACAATTAGCTCTGATTATGACTTGAACTCGAGACCTCAAAATTTTGAAACGATTGGATTAAAACTCATTACTTCTAATCATGTGTATTTGCAAGTAAGCTTAAatgattattattatcattattattatgtcTCTAATTAGGTATTATATGCATTAATTTTCAAATATTAAGAGTTTAatctttaaaaatttaatatgatAAAATTAAGTCAATCTAATCAATATTTTCttgcaaaaattaaaataaaaagtcaATGTATATGGAGAACTTTCTAATTATAAAGGgtccattttttttaaattaatccaCCTCTGCGCATGCTTAACCTGTTATAGCAATGATCAAAAGACCGTTGCTATTTAAATTTCtcattctataattttttttttaatttctttaaaataaattataaatgatAATTTTGTTCATTGTAATAGTTATATTTTgagaatattttaaaaaaattaaaaaaaaattgctcatatatattaaatatattctcATTTTCAAACTTACCAATATTTTCCCACCCTCAATTTTAATATAGAGGAGACTGCAAAGTTTCAAGTCCATAATCTTTGCTAGTGTATCAAGTATCAACAAAACTTGACTAGTTCAATTTGGATATCCAAGTCAATGGCCTGGTTtgaataaatcaaaattaaagAACAAAAATGAATTGGTCTAATAGGGTGATAAGAAGAAAATTGGGATTCTAGAAGTTCTACTTGTGATGAAGCTCAAAACAATGGAATTTGTCTAATTTGATAGACCCATGAACAAGACTTGGATCTTAAGTTTATATTTCTTAAAGAGTATAAATAGAAACTAAACCAAAAATTTGCTCAGAATATTAACAGGGACTAATTCAAACCAAGCTGAAGATAAGTCATGTCCAAGCTACCTCAGGATCTCATTGTCGAAATATTCTCTAGGCTACCAGTCAAGCCTCTGATTCGATTTAAATGCCTGAGCAAAACATGGCGCTCAATGATCTCCGATCCTGAATTCGCCAAGCTCCAGCTCAATAGAGCAAAGGAGAACCACAACAACTTTAGTTGCCAGAAACTCCTCCTGTCAACTTGGCCTCCTCAATCTGTAGACTACGAGGCATTCTGTGATGGTAATGTCAGAATCCTCAGTTATCCTGCTATAGTGAAAGGTCCTCTTGACAACTTTTACGTTGGAATTCTGGGATCCTGTAATGGCCTGGTTTATTTACTCGATGATTATGGCAGCATGTTCTTGTGGAATCCGACAACCGGAGACTACAGGGAATTGCCAAACCCCAATGGTGCAATCTATCGTATGTTCCGCTATGGACTCGGTTACAATTTCTCTACTGATGATTATGGAGTATTATTTGCCAGCCAGTTTACTGCTAATGATTCTAAAGAAACTATAGTTGAACTTTACACATTAAAAACTGGCGCCTGGAGAAGAATTAAAGAGATTGATGCAGTTTCTCAATCATATGGAGGATATGGAATTTTTTGGAATGGAGCTCTATATTGGTTGGAAACAAAAAGAAGTGATCTTCATCAAGTTTATGTAATTGTTGCATTTGACATGGTGGAGGAGAAATTCCAGGAAGTCCTGCCACTACCggaccatttcaactccaattgtATTGTAAGTTTGGGGGCGTCAGGAAATCGGCTGTGTATATTTTGTGAATGCAGAGGAACCAGTTTTGAGGCGTTGGTATTGAATGTGAATGGCATTGAAGCATCTTTGACCAGATTGTTCAGTTTCCCACATCACAAATTTCCTGGATATGGAAATAATGCTTTGTGCTTGACAGAGAATGGAGAAGTTTTAATGGACTGTGATGGATGGGAAATATACTTGTACAACCCAAAACAAGGTACAATGCAGAGACTTCAAGTAATGAATTATAGAGATTCAGAGTCAGAGCTATATATAGAAAGTCTAGTTTCACCCAATAATTAAGAGACTGCACAAGAAGCTTTCTCAAGTTTATGTAATGGATTGCATTGTATTAAATTCAGAGAGAGTGCTAGACAAATTAcattttaattcatgtttaataggAGCTTATACAAGAGGACTTAAATCAATCTGACAAATGCTTAGATAACCCTTCCTTCTAGGTTGGGCGCTCCAGGTTGGTAGTGAGTGTTGTGCTTTTACTTTGAAGCAATGTTGAAAGGTAGGCTGTACTTTCTTCGCCTGTATGGTTGCTACACCAGAAATTGTAacgattcaaaaagaagaactaGATGTTCTACCAGtaaattctgtttttcttttgAGAACCAGCAGATATATAGATACGGCTATATAACATTACGTGGGCCCCTGCTAGCAACCCATTTGTTACATAACATTGGAAGCAATCCTATGAATCAAAAGTGATCAATTTAAGGAAACTCTGCAAAACCATAGAAGAACAAAAGATTACCAAATACTAAAAGCAACAGCAAACAACATCCACAGTATCAAACACTCCAACAGAGAGTATTGCTCTAATTAGCACTAATTCTAACCATATTATCTGCAAAAGCATTCGCTCCTCGAAGCTCCAATACCTAAATCCAACATGCTAATTGAactgtttttctttctttttttattttttattttttctcaattccccttattcttcttcttttattAGAGGCCTGCAAACCCAGATAGCACTAATTAGAAACTCCTAGAACAAGATTCTTCACTAACTCAACAACAACTTTTGGAAGATCCTTCAGAATAAGCATTTTGCTTCTATACACATTGAAACTCCACCCTCGATCTCTTTAACTCATTAAATTCATTTCTGTTATGGTCCTTTCTCATATAGGATAACAAagagaggaaaataaaagaagaaagagGTACACAAAATTCAGAAAGACTGATTTATATTTCACAAATATAGTTACAAGAGAAATGGAAACAAATAAATATATTCCTTATTGACTTAAATTTTCACTTAACAGATAGATTTACAAATACATGGTAAAATGCAATTAATAATTCTCTGACCTTTACAACTTGTCACCATCAAAAACCTGCTAGTGTATTTCCTTGTTACTTGAGCTCACCATGCAGATGATGGTGCTGAGAAAAAGACATCATCCATCGACAATAAATTGATCATCTTGAGTATCTCCATCAACCCTGGTGTGTTCATGTACCATACCATTCACATGATGCAAATTCTGCATCATTTGTGAAAGATAATGGTTACTGGCACCAGTATGATCAGAAAGCCCAGTTGGATGACCTGTCCACTGTGAAACAATCCCAAGCAATTGGCTAGTAAGGTTCTGTTGCTCATGGAGAACTCGGGCCTGAATCTGCCCCATTTCTGCTCGGTGTTGACTTAGCATCCCATCAATCCTCTTCTTCCATTCTGACCTCCTCCGATTCATCCTCTCCTCCCATTCTTTCTCTTGAATCAAatcctcctctcttcttcttctttccctctCTTCACTCTCCTTTTCCATATCTTCCCATTCTTGATATCTTTGCCATCTCAACTTTTCCCTAGCCTTTTCCCTTTCTTCCCTCTCTTTTTCCTTCTCTTCCAACTTCCGTTCCCATTCTTGCTCCCTCTCCATTCGAATATTCTCCCTCCTCAGCCTCTCCCGCCCTCTCTCTGCTTCATGTTGCTCAAACCGAGCCTCCATTTCCCTCAACTGCCCTATTTGGTTTGAAAGGAAACCAAACACCCTCTTCTCCAATCCCTTCAAcaccttcctcttcttctttttcaaatTAGACACATTAGCATCCACTTCTTCGTACATGAAACCATCATCCCCTTCCTCTCTCACCCGATCATTGCTATTATAATTTTCCTCTGCCTCTTCTCCTTCATACTCAAAACCCAAGCCCAGCATCACATTCTCACCTCCATCAATCCCAGGAAAATCCCCATCTGCCGAATTACCGATTTGCCCAAACTCTGCGATCTCCATCCCCCTACCAGCCCCCAATAATTCCGCACCATGTTCCCTATCCTCATTCAAGACTGCCGTTAAACCACTCCCGTTACTACCATTAGAACTATATGCCATAGGAACATCCCCAAAAACCTCCTTGTACAGCAAAAAATTGGACCAATGTGTAAGCCCTTCCAACCAGTCAAACTCATCTCCATTACTGCCCTCCGCACTACCAGAATTCTCTGCTGCAGAAAGCTCAGGCTTCTTGATCTTTTGCTTAACAAGCAAGTATTGGTGCCTCATATTTTGTACCTTAGTGGACACATCTTTCCAAGTCCACTGCCAAGGGTAGGTGACAGGATCGCGAACATGGTGCACATAATTCACATACAAAGCAATGGGTTTATATTTCTTCTCTCGAGTTTTCATTTTGGCGAGGGTCCCATCAGAGACCATCTCACCATATTTCTCAATTAGGGTTCTCTCTTCTGCTTCCGTCCATTTTTTTCTTCTCGGCGGCACCATTAGACAGCACTAACAATATCAATATCAAGATCAATACCAACGCCACCAATACCAACCCTAACACTCAATTCTTTGATAATGGACACTCCAAGATTATCACATACCAAACCGTGTTGCATAGAACAAGCAGCCCAATCCAGGCCTGCCCAGACGACGAAACCAAACGAAATTGAGCAACAACAGAAAGGAACAGCACTTACCCGTGAGGTGGAGATTGTAGAATTATTGAGGAGAATGAGATGGCTTTCTGCAAGCTTTATGGAGGAGGATTTTCTCGGAAAAATTCAGAGAGAAAGTGAGGGAATTTGTGAGAAAGTGATATATGGGATTACTGCTTGGAAGTTGGAAATGAAAgtgaatttttcttttccttccgtACAGTCCaacagattaaaaaaaaaagggaagggGCCACGGTAGATGCGATTTTTACTGCCATGGTAAAACTGAGGCATAAATACTATAATAATTGGGAAGCAATTCTCTGTGGACCaaaattttctttcttcctttttctaCTTTTCTGAATTAAGAGAACTGTGGACCAAATttctaacattttttttttaactgtatTTCTTACATACATTATTTAGGAATTAAAAGAATAAGTACTCGAATCTAAATTTATCAAATGAATAATATACCTAAAATCAATCATAAAGTTGGAGGAATTCttcattcataaaaaaaaaagcttaaaatttttttaaaaaataaaattttaataattatactaCCTTCTTtctctaaaaaaattaaaaaacaatgTCTAGAAGCATTTCAATTCTTTCCCTTTCTTTTAAACAGTCATGGGTGAAGTTTTTCTTCATATATAggaattaaaattgttataatatgATGACAGATTGCTTATTACAGTAAACTTCAATAATAAATAAAGAGAGAACAAGGAAAAGGTTTTGAGTCAACTCAAAAAAAAGCACAAATAAGTGCAATTCTTTCACAGATTCAAGAATCAACTGATCTGGCACTAGTCCTTGTAAAAACAGCTGCCTCACAAAACAGTCATCATCTTTCccaacatattcacacacaactCTTGTTTTCtcaagaaaagtgagaaagaaaatGTCACCAAGTATATCAGAATCCAAACACATATCATTTCGCATTGCAAATCCCCATCTCTTTATTTTTCAATATAATTTTTCCATCTTGGCTTTCTAATCATCAAGCATATGTGTATCCATCAGCTAAGAAAATGTTTTCTCCTCCATATGCTTGGTGACAAGATCTTTCAATGTAACTGTTCAATATTGTCTCTTGCATTGCTTAAAACTATGATATGTGCTGCTGTTCAGAATTCATGCCCACGTGggaatttgtgtttgtaaaagcTGGAGATTCCCCTGATGAAGAATTCGTATTTGTAAAGACAGGAGCTTCCCCTGATGGACTTGGACGGCCTCCCATATCCTTTGTTCTGTGAAGGAGAAAGGTACCAGACAGGATTGTGACAAAACCACACAATTCAGTTACAATCTGTGATGCTTCTTGTGAGTCCCATTCCTGTGTTTGTCACCAAAGACACAGCAAAAATACATGATAATAAGTTAAGCCTTAAACCCAATGAAATTTCACCAAATAGACAATGAAAATCAACAAAAAGAAAACTAAAAGAATTATAGTGTCAGATATCATAAGCTCTGCAACATTCATCGTATGGAAACTGAAGCAACTTGCAAAAAACTTCACTATGAAGTGGAATGTTTGAAAATTTGTGTAAGCCGATAGAATTTAGACCCCACCAGTTAGATTTTTAATCAGTGCAGACACAATGGAGCACTAAGTTAGTGCCATGCTACTACCATTTTGATTATTTCCCCAAGTATAGGTTCACATTCCCACAAATACAGCTATTATAGTGATGGAAGCACCAATAAAATCTATTATTATTACTACTAGGTTTAATTGTTTGTGAATTAGACCACGTGCATATAAAAGAGATGATGAGTGTCATTGGTAGGCACCATATAGTATTGCAGATGTGCACCTTCATGAAATGTTAAATACAACTTCATCATCCAATTTTTTTCTACAACTCCAAGGACCTCACACCCCCACATGAAAATCTGGAAAACCATTAGAATATTACCTTAAACATGATCATGCTGGCAAGGATGGTGAAGGTTGTAAACATGACATAGTAAACTGGAGATATAACTGCTGTATTGAAGGTGTCCAATGCCTGCAAAGATATAGGAATCTGGGTTAAGCAATTGCCTAGCAGGAGCGGAATATGTTTCTGGTTAGTGCTGCAAATTTTGAGATCAAAATGTTTCCActaaagaagaaattgaagaattttaaaagcAGTTTGTACGTGAGTATAATTTTCAATTTAGACAGGTAGAAAATGAATGGGAGGATTTAGGAACCCTTAAAACAAACAAAAAGAACTAGCTTCTACAAATGTTGTGAAAGAAAACAATCCAAGACCATCATGAATAATACAATTAAATTGTACCCAAATCAGTGTTCCTTTTCCTCTTTGAATTAAGCTACATCCTACGCAAAAATAAAAAGGATAATTTGTTTCTTTTCCCAACAAAACAAGTTAAAACTTATAAAAGCTACTTTTAATTAGATCACAACATCGAATGGCCAAATGCCTATGCTATCCACAATCTCTACCCTCTGACATGTGGTTCATATGTAAATTTAACCACAAATAGATGTTATGTAAAAGGCTAGGTCATCCATAGTAGTAGTAGATCAATGGAAGAAATGAAAATACAAGAAAGAATATGTAAATGATTGCTACTATATCTACGGCTCTAACAACCAGACACTCAGAGCAACATTGGGCACTTTCATACAAATCTAATATTAAACTCAAGGATAATCTCTAAAATTTACCTTGTTCAAGTAGTTCACCTGCAAAAGACAGCAAAAAACCACTATTATAGTAAACAGCCATGTCTGGAAGTAGATAAATTGATTCAGTCCAGAAAAAGTGAGTTTTAAAGCA belongs to Hevea brasiliensis isolate MT/VB/25A 57/8 chromosome 4, ASM3005281v1, whole genome shotgun sequence and includes:
- the LOC110648874 gene encoding F-box/kelch-repeat protein At3g06240-like → MSKLPQDLIVEIFSRLPVKPLIRFKCLSKTWRSMISDPEFAKLQLNRAKENHNNFSCQKLLLSTWPPQSVDYEAFCDGNVRILSYPAIVKGPLDNFYVGILGSCNGLVYLLDDYGSMFLWNPTTGDYRELPNPNGAIYRMFRYGLGYNFSTDDYGVLFASQFTANDSKETIVELYTLKTGAWRRIKEIDAVSQSYGGYGIFWNGALYWLETKRSDLHQVYVIVAFDMVEEKFQEVLPLPDHFNSNCIVSLGASGNRLCIFCECRGTSFEALVLNVNGIEASLTRLFSFPHHKFPGYGNNALCLTENGEVLMDCDGWEIYLYNPKQGTMQRLQVMNYRDSESELYIESLVSPNN
- the LOC110648873 gene encoding uncharacterized protein LOC110648873, yielding MVPPRRKKWTEAEERTLIEKYGEMVSDGTLAKMKTREKKYKPIALYVNYVHHVRDPVTYPWQWTWKDVSTKVQNMRHQYLLVKQKIKKPELSAAENSGSAEGSNGDEFDWLEGLTHWSNFLLYKEVFGDVPMAYSSNGSNGSGLTAVLNEDREHGAELLGAGRGMEIAEFGQIGNSADGDFPGIDGGENVMLGLGFEYEGEEAEENYNSNDRVREEGDDGFMYEEVDANVSNLKKKKRKVLKGLEKRVFGFLSNQIGQLREMEARFEQHEAERGRERLRRENIRMEREQEWERKLEEKEKEREEREKAREKLRWQRYQEWEDMEKESEERERRRREEDLIQEKEWEERMNRRRSEWKKRIDGMLSQHRAEMGQIQARVLHEQQNLTSQLLGIVSQWTGHPTGLSDHTGASNHYLSQMMQNLHHVNGMVHEHTRVDGDTQDDQFIVDG